One segment of Ancylothrix sp. D3o DNA contains the following:
- a CDS encoding alpha/beta fold hydrolase yields MVENVFLRNNVTVLGQGPQVMLLAHGFGCDQNMWRYLTPAFLNDYKIILFDYVGSGKSDIAAYNTERYSNLNGYAQDILDICEALALSEVIFVGHSVSSVIGILASIQAPHFFKNLILVSPSPCYINQPPDYIGGFERADIEGLLDIMEKNYIGWASFLAPMVMQNPDQPELTRELEASFCSTDPVIASRFAEVTFYSDNRNDLSKVTIPSLVLQCAEDMIAPVEVGEYLGQHLPKSTLKLMKATGHCPHMSHPEETINLIKEYLSAAYVA; encoded by the coding sequence ATGGTTGAAAACGTTTTCCTACGAAACAATGTAACGGTGTTGGGACAAGGCCCACAAGTCATGCTATTGGCGCATGGCTTCGGGTGTGATCAAAATATGTGGCGCTACCTAACGCCGGCCTTCCTCAACGACTATAAAATCATCCTATTTGACTATGTAGGCTCTGGAAAATCAGATATCGCCGCCTATAACACCGAGCGCTACAGCAACCTGAATGGCTATGCCCAAGATATTCTCGATATCTGTGAAGCATTAGCCTTGAGCGAAGTAATTTTTGTTGGGCATTCTGTAAGTAGCGTGATTGGTATTCTTGCCTCTATCCAAGCGCCTCATTTTTTTAAGAACCTGATTCTCGTCAGTCCTTCCCCGTGCTACATCAACCAGCCCCCCGATTATATCGGAGGCTTTGAGAGAGCAGATATTGAAGGCTTGCTAGATATCATGGAAAAAAATTACATAGGTTGGGCGAGTTTTTTGGCACCGATGGTGATGCAAAATCCTGATCAGCCTGAGTTAACTCGTGAGCTTGAGGCAAGTTTTTGTTCCACTGATCCCGTGATAGCAAGCCGGTTTGCTGAAGTAACTTTTTACTCAGACAACCGCAATGATTTATCAAAAGTAACGATACCTTCTCTGGTTTTGCAATGTGCGGAAGATATGATTGCGCCGGTTGAGGTAGGAGAATATTTAGGCCAGCACTTGCCTAAAAGTACACTCAAACTAATGAAAGCGACTGGACATTGCCCGCACATGAGCCATCCAGAAGAAACTATCAATTTAATCAAAGAATATTTAAGTGCTGCTTATGTTGCCTGA
- the kaiB gene encoding circadian clock protein KaiB: MYPLKKTYVLKLYVAGNTPNSVRALKTLKNILEQEFQGVYALKVIDVLKNPQLAEEDKILATPTLSKILPPPVRKIIGDLSDREKVLIGLDLLYEELCEDESNL, from the coding sequence ATGTATCCCCTTAAAAAAACCTACGTCCTCAAGCTTTATGTGGCCGGCAACACTCCTAATTCAGTGCGAGCCTTAAAAACTCTCAAAAATATCCTTGAACAAGAGTTTCAAGGTGTCTATGCACTTAAAGTTATTGATGTGCTCAAAAATCCTCAACTCGCCGAAGAAGATAAAATTTTAGCCACCCCAACTTTATCCAAAATCTTGCCTCCGCCAGTCCGCAAAATCATCGGTGACTTATCGGATCGAGAAAAAGTTTTGATTGGCTTAGATTTACTCTACGAAGAACTCTGCGAAGATGAATCTAATTTGTAG
- the kaiC gene encoding circadian clock protein KaiC: MIEGEKSGHAITWQPVGVPKIRTMIEGFDDISHGGLPVGRTTLVSGTSGTGKTLLAVQFLYNGITLFDEAGVFVTFEESPTDIIKNAASFGWDLQKLIDQGKLFILDASPDPEGQDVVGNFDLSALIERIQYAIRKYKAKRVSIDSVTAVFQQYDAASVVRREIFRLVARLKQVGVTTIMTTERVEEYGQVARFGVEEFVSDNVAIMRNVLEGERRRRTIEILKLRGTTHMKGEYPFTMTNEGINIFPLGAMRLTQRSSNVRVSSGVETLDAMCGGGFFKDSIILATGATGTGKTLLVSKFIENAFLTGERALLFAYEESRAQLLRNAYSWGIDFEEMERKGFLKIICAYPESAGLEDHLQIIKSELAQFKPSRIAIDSLSALERGVSNNAFRQFVIGVTGYAKQEEITGFFTNTTDQFMGSHSITDSHISTITDTILMLQYVEIRGEMARAINVFKMRGSRHDKGIREYTITEKGPEIKDSFRNYERIISGSPSRIVVDEKSELSRIVKGVQGKKSDV, from the coding sequence ATGATAGAAGGCGAGAAAAGCGGACACGCCATTACCTGGCAACCCGTAGGAGTCCCAAAAATCCGCACGATGATCGAGGGGTTTGACGATATCAGTCATGGGGGGCTGCCGGTGGGAAGAACCACCCTCGTCAGCGGTACTTCGGGCACCGGCAAAACCTTATTAGCAGTACAATTTCTTTACAACGGCATTACCTTGTTTGATGAGGCGGGGGTTTTTGTAACCTTTGAAGAATCCCCTACGGATATTATTAAAAATGCTGCTAGTTTTGGTTGGGATTTACAAAAGTTAATCGATCAAGGAAAATTGTTTATTCTCGATGCTTCCCCAGATCCCGAAGGGCAAGATGTGGTAGGGAATTTTGATTTATCTGCTTTGATTGAGCGCATTCAATATGCTATCCGCAAATATAAAGCAAAGCGAGTTTCTATTGACTCGGTAACAGCAGTATTTCAGCAATATGATGCGGCTTCGGTGGTGCGTCGAGAAATTTTCCGTTTGGTTGCTCGTCTTAAACAAGTGGGTGTTACCACGATTATGACAACTGAACGGGTGGAAGAATACGGGCAGGTGGCGCGGTTTGGTGTCGAAGAGTTTGTCTCGGATAATGTAGCGATTATGCGAAATGTACTCGAAGGTGAACGCCGCCGCCGTACTATCGAAATTTTGAAATTACGCGGCACCACCCACATGAAAGGCGAATATCCCTTTACCATGACCAATGAGGGGATTAATATTTTCCCCCTTGGTGCAATGCGATTAACTCAACGCTCATCGAATGTCCGCGTATCCAGTGGTGTTGAAACGCTCGATGCTATGTGCGGCGGCGGCTTCTTTAAAGATTCGATTATTTTAGCCACCGGCGCCACCGGCACCGGCAAAACGCTTTTGGTGAGCAAATTTATCGAAAATGCTTTTTTAACCGGCGAGAGAGCTTTATTATTCGCCTATGAAGAATCCCGCGCTCAACTATTAAGAAATGCCTATTCTTGGGGCATTGATTTTGAAGAAATGGAGCGCAAAGGATTCCTAAAAATTATCTGTGCTTATCCAGAGTCTGCCGGTTTAGAAGATCATCTACAAATCATTAAATCTGAACTTGCTCAATTTAAACCCTCCCGCATTGCCATTGATTCGCTTTCCGCACTCGAAAGAGGCGTAAGTAACAATGCTTTCCGGCAGTTTGTGATTGGTGTAACCGGCTATGCCAAACAAGAAGAAATTACCGGCTTTTTCACCAACACCACCGATCAATTTATGGGGAGTCATTCGATAACAGATTCCCATATTTCCACCATTACCGACACAATTTTAATGTTGCAATATGTAGAAATACGCGGTGAAATGGCGCGGGCAATAAACGTATTTAAAATGCGAGGTTCCCGACATGATAAAGGAATCCGTGAATACACAATTACCGAAAAAGGCCCGGAAATTAAAGACTCTTTCCGTAACTATGAACGCATTATCAGCGGTTCGCCTTCCCGCATTGTCGTCGATGAAAAAAGCGAACTTTCGCGCATTGTTAAAGGAGTTCAAGGAAAAAAAAGCGATGTATAA